In Candidatus Nanopelagicales bacterium, a genomic segment contains:
- a CDS encoding DUF2505 domain-containing protein: MSTQLSKIDRYPASPDKLIAMMRSRDYFEAKYAHLEDIKFEVTKFEPSGDGVAVEVDREVAADMPDFAKKILGETNHLVQHETWSKDGAGYSCELIIDSPGKPITMKGSMSIVAAGEGESDWALDLDIHSSLPLVGRKIEKIAHDQTRSASDKEMEFNLGWLASL; this comes from the coding sequence GTGTCGACACAGCTCAGCAAGATCGATCGCTACCCAGCGTCGCCGGACAAGCTCATCGCGATGATGCGGAGCAGGGATTACTTTGAGGCCAAGTACGCCCATCTTGAGGACATCAAGTTCGAGGTCACGAAGTTCGAGCCATCCGGGGACGGGGTCGCGGTCGAGGTGGACCGGGAAGTCGCGGCGGACATGCCGGACTTCGCCAAGAAGATTCTTGGCGAGACGAACCATCTGGTTCAGCATGAGACTTGGAGCAAGGACGGGGCCGGGTACTCATGCGAGCTCATCATCGACTCTCCTGGCAAGCCCATCACCATGAAGGGCTCGATGTCGATCGTGGCCGCTGGCGAAGGTGAGTCGGACTGGGCGCTAGACCTCGACATCCACTCCTCACTGCCGCTGGTAGGGCGCAAGATCGAGAAGATCGCTCACGACCAGACGCGGTCCGCCTCCGACAAGGAGATGGAGTTCAACTTGGGCTGGCTGGCAAGTCTCTGA
- the dacB gene encoding D-alanyl-D-alanine carboxypeptidase/D-alanyl-D-alanine-endopeptidase, protein MRARGKVLAGSMLLLAAAVVAAPALAGSESAQVLKPAAVLDSPAPRQDPAEVSRRVDKLARGKAMGKQAGTVVVDATSGEVLYDDDAGFAIIPASTIKIATAAAALRLMGPDSRLITKTTRESGDLFLVGGGDVSLATARPKSEPYTADNHPFTSLRRLAKDTVSALESQGVSSVRLNVDDSLFSGPSWGPEWPAYYRGSGIVAPVQALMVDHGRAGRFGPAAPDPAKAAGDTFAGLLRKAGISVSSVDRGTSPSGAADVAEVRSAQLYRLVGEMLALSDNDMAESLFRLAGIAAGFGGSFDGGGRAVTKALSDLGIVALGANFADGSGLSKQDRLSPRGLADILSRVVRGEDDLWAIGVGLPVAGVSGTLRNRFRQVDTRAGAGLVRAKTGTLTSMSSLAGFVRSASGRVLVFASIANEARSSADAGHEIDRIAAEVATCGCSFPKG, encoded by the coding sequence ATGCGCGCCAGGGGCAAGGTCCTGGCTGGGAGCATGCTTTTGCTGGCTGCGGCGGTGGTGGCCGCTCCCGCGCTGGCGGGTTCGGAGTCGGCGCAGGTACTCAAGCCCGCGGCTGTCCTTGACTCCCCGGCACCGCGTCAGGATCCCGCTGAGGTCTCCCGCCGCGTCGACAAGCTGGCCCGGGGGAAGGCGATGGGCAAGCAGGCCGGCACCGTCGTGGTAGATGCGACCAGTGGCGAAGTTCTCTACGACGACGACGCGGGATTTGCCATCATCCCCGCGTCCACCATCAAGATCGCCACTGCGGCCGCGGCTCTACGGCTCATGGGACCCGACTCTCGCCTGATCACCAAGACCACACGCGAGTCAGGCGACCTGTTTCTCGTAGGTGGCGGGGACGTGAGTCTGGCGACGGCTAGGCCCAAGTCCGAGCCCTACACCGCCGACAATCATCCATTCACCTCGCTGAGACGTCTGGCCAAGGACACCGTCTCCGCGCTGGAATCGCAAGGCGTGTCAAGTGTGCGCCTGAATGTGGATGATTCGCTGTTCTCGGGCCCGAGCTGGGGACCGGAGTGGCCGGCCTACTACAGGGGATCGGGCATCGTCGCGCCCGTGCAGGCCCTGATGGTCGATCACGGTCGCGCAGGCAGGTTCGGCCCCGCGGCCCCAGATCCGGCCAAGGCGGCCGGTGACACGTTCGCTGGTCTGCTGCGCAAAGCCGGGATCTCGGTCTCGTCAGTTGACCGAGGCACGTCGCCGTCGGGGGCTGCAGATGTGGCCGAGGTGCGCTCGGCGCAGCTGTACCGTCTCGTCGGCGAGATGCTCGCCCTTTCTGACAACGACATGGCCGAGAGCCTCTTCCGACTCGCGGGCATCGCGGCGGGCTTCGGGGGCAGCTTCGACGGGGGAGGTCGCGCGGTTACCAAGGCCTTGAGTGATTTGGGGATCGTGGCGCTGGGGGCGAATTTCGCGGACGGAAGTGGACTGTCCAAACAAGATCGACTCTCGCCCCGGGGCCTCGCTGACATCCTCTCCCGAGTCGTGCGCGGTGAGGACGACCTGTGGGCCATCGGAGTCGGGCTGCCGGTCGCTGGCGTGAGTGGCACCTTGAGGAACCGGTTCCGACAAGTGGACACGCGGGCTGGTGCGGGTCTGGTGCGGGCCAAGACAGGCACGTTGACGAGCATGAGTTCTCTCGCGGGGTTCGTGCGTTCGGCCAGTGGGCGGGTTCTGGTGTTCGCCTCGATCGCCAATGAAGCACGCTCATCAGCCGACGCCGGTCACGAGATTGATCGAATCGCTGCTGAGGTGGCGACCTGTGGCTGCTCTTTCCCGAAGGGCTGA
- a CDS encoding alpha/beta fold hydrolase — MRSRWVLVLVASAVLLASVGVAAVLWWPQPGKTEAVTPDPGPQGTVMLIPGYGGGTESLQLLRRKLQRKGISVEIVGIGNGEGDLRVYAAKVDRRARQLVRTGQPPADLIGYSAGGVIARIAASESPDLFRRVVTLATPHEGTGLADLGAAGGMCPTACQQLRPGSNLLANLPDPATRDLWLSVYSGTDDVILPPASSELSGARIVRIQDYCSGTVSHSQVPTNPQAVASVLAFLAGSPIVADCGDAGVAAG; from the coding sequence GTGAGATCCAGGTGGGTGCTCGTCCTGGTGGCCAGCGCCGTCTTGCTCGCGTCGGTCGGTGTCGCTGCTGTGTTGTGGTGGCCGCAGCCCGGCAAGACCGAGGCCGTAACCCCTGATCCTGGGCCCCAGGGCACCGTCATGCTGATTCCCGGATACGGCGGAGGCACGGAATCGCTTCAGCTTCTGCGGCGCAAGCTGCAGCGCAAGGGCATAAGCGTCGAGATAGTCGGGATCGGCAATGGGGAAGGTGACCTGCGGGTCTACGCGGCCAAAGTCGACCGTCGCGCGAGGCAACTTGTTCGCACGGGTCAGCCCCCGGCGGATCTGATCGGGTACTCCGCTGGAGGAGTCATCGCACGGATCGCAGCCTCGGAGTCCCCGGACCTGTTCCGGCGGGTCGTCACTCTAGCCACTCCGCACGAAGGGACCGGCCTGGCCGATCTTGGGGCGGCCGGTGGGATGTGCCCGACGGCTTGTCAGCAGCTCCGCCCGGGCTCGAACCTGTTGGCTAATCTGCCAGATCCAGCGACGCGGGACCTGTGGCTGTCGGTATACAGCGGCACTGATGACGTGATCCTGCCCCCGGCGTCTAGCGAGCTGTCGGGCGCGCGGATAGTGCGTATTCAGGACTACTGCTCGGGCACGGTGAGTCATAGTCAAGTGCCAACTAACCCTCAAGCCGTCGCGTCGGTGCTGGCGTTCCTCGCGGGCAGTCCCATCGTCGCGGACTGCGGCGATGCTGGGGTCGCCGCCGGGTAG
- a CDS encoding CPBP family intramembrane metalloprotease codes for MTASPTPVDMSPARLRLEVLVVMWVSLGATAVRAALVFIERLTSGVPLDEQRASIIAPYTPDRPWLDLAFQVAGILLPLGVVVLVAYLLRSSGESMESIGVDASQPRRDLGRGALLAAAIGLSGLALYLAAFRFGASVQIAAVTLEGNWWDIPVLLLAAAENALLEEIVVLGYVIHRLMQSGVSARWAVVISAVVRAFYHLYQGIGGFVGNLVMGLLFGWLFLRWRRATPMIVAHFLIDAVAFVGYAVLADRVDWLP; via the coding sequence ATGACCGCCAGCCCGACGCCGGTGGACATGTCGCCCGCACGACTGCGCCTTGAGGTCCTGGTCGTCATGTGGGTTTCCCTCGGCGCGACCGCTGTGCGCGCCGCGTTGGTGTTCATCGAACGACTCACGTCCGGTGTTCCACTCGACGAACAGCGCGCGTCGATCATCGCGCCCTACACCCCGGATCGCCCGTGGCTCGACCTGGCGTTCCAGGTGGCGGGGATCCTGCTGCCCCTTGGCGTCGTGGTGCTCGTGGCGTACCTGCTGCGATCTTCCGGCGAATCGATGGAGTCCATAGGCGTAGACGCGTCACAGCCACGCCGGGATCTGGGCCGGGGCGCGCTCCTAGCCGCCGCTATCGGCCTATCCGGGCTGGCCTTGTACCTGGCCGCCTTCCGATTCGGGGCCAGTGTCCAGATCGCCGCCGTCACGCTTGAGGGCAACTGGTGGGACATCCCTGTGCTGCTCTTGGCGGCCGCCGAGAATGCCCTGCTGGAGGAGATCGTGGTCCTGGGCTACGTGATCCACCGGCTGATGCAGTCGGGCGTATCCGCGCGGTGGGCAGTCGTTATCAGCGCCGTAGTACGCGCCTTCTATCACCTGTATCAGGGCATTGGCGGATTCGTGGGGAATCTGGTGATGGGTCTGCTGTTCGGATGGTTGTTCCTACGTTGGCGCCGGGCGACGCCGATGATCGTCGCTCATTTCCTAATCGACGCTGTCGCGTTCGTCGGATACGCCGTGCTGGCTGACCGGGTCGACTGGCTTCCCTGA
- a CDS encoding HAD-IB family hydrolase: protein MANQTPGKTAAFFDLDGTLIPGSANIPLAKAAFREGLVTPAELLRDLRHGISFLLRGATDKRSEEVRERILRAVKGHPARDVEALGRHFIGALAASVRPEMLKVLDLHKGRGEDRIVLSASPTEIVSRFAEVLGMELGTGTTAERDEAGLFTGRLAGPFCYRDGKVEVMNGLANDNGYDLSRCFAYSDSMSDVPMLEAVGHPVVVNPEPELRQLAISRNWPIIETSSVPRVPLTSVLGLARLTGGLARSAAKKTAAQVSKTASASSAQARTARRVRGRTVAFERRG from the coding sequence ATGGCCAATCAGACGCCAGGGAAGACGGCAGCCTTCTTCGACCTTGACGGGACCTTGATCCCAGGCTCAGCGAATATCCCCCTGGCCAAGGCCGCGTTCCGCGAAGGATTGGTGACGCCGGCGGAGCTTCTGCGAGACCTGCGCCACGGAATCTCGTTCCTGCTGCGCGGGGCCACGGACAAGCGCTCCGAGGAAGTGCGCGAACGGATTCTTCGCGCGGTGAAGGGGCATCCCGCCCGGGATGTGGAGGCCCTGGGGCGGCATTTCATTGGCGCTCTCGCCGCTTCGGTTCGTCCAGAGATGCTCAAGGTGCTGGACCTGCACAAGGGTCGCGGGGAGGACCGCATCGTGCTGTCCGCCAGCCCCACCGAGATCGTGTCCCGCTTCGCTGAGGTCCTGGGCATGGAGCTCGGCACAGGCACAACGGCCGAGCGGGACGAGGCGGGCTTGTTCACCGGTCGGCTGGCGGGCCCGTTCTGCTATCGCGACGGCAAGGTCGAGGTCATGAACGGGCTGGCGAATGACAATGGCTACGACTTGTCGCGATGTTTCGCCTACTCGGACTCGATGAGCGACGTGCCGATGCTTGAAGCGGTCGGCCACCCCGTCGTAGTCAATCCTGAGCCCGAGCTTCGTCAGCTCGCCATTTCCAGGAACTGGCCGATCATCGAAACCTCATCCGTGCCGAGGGTGCCGCTCACCTCTGTCCTAGGCCTGGCGCGTCTGACCGGCGGCCTGGCCAGGTCGGCGGCCAAGAAGACCGCTGCCCAAGTGAGCAAGACGGCGAGCGCCTCCAGCGCCCAGGCGCGAACCGCCAGGCGTGTCCGTGGCAGAACGGTGGCCTTCGAACGCCGGGGCTGA
- the rocD gene encoding ornithine--oxo-acid transaminase yields MNTPAAEALRRQEDRFGAHNYSPLDAVFTRGEGVYLYDVNGKRYLDFLAAYSAVNQGHNHPRIVAAAIDQVQRLSLTSRAFRNDRYPPLLEKLCGLTGFERALLMNTGAEAVETAIKAARKWAYEVKGVPYPNAEVIVADANFHGRTTTIVGFSSDPVTTGGFGPFTPGFKSVPFGDLAAVADAITPNTAAILMEPIQGEAGVIIPPKGFLAGLRELADQNDCLLMLDEIQSGLGRTGKLFAFEHAGIRPDAVMIGKALSGGCYPVSAFLAGSEVMDLFTPGTHGSTYGGNPLACAVAEAALDVLLEERLIERAAEMGVYFRAKLDAMSSAIVREIRAIGLWAAVEFTPDAGSARQYCEELMERGVLCKDTHGLTIRLAPPLIVTKEQLDFGLGQLAEVLAG; encoded by the coding sequence GTGAACACGCCCGCAGCCGAAGCGCTTCGCCGTCAGGAAGACCGGTTCGGGGCTCACAACTACAGTCCGCTCGATGCGGTATTCACCCGGGGTGAAGGCGTCTACCTGTATGACGTCAACGGAAAGCGGTACTTGGATTTCCTGGCCGCCTACTCGGCCGTCAACCAGGGACACAACCACCCAAGGATCGTCGCCGCCGCCATCGACCAGGTCCAGAGGCTGTCGCTGACGAGCCGGGCTTTCCGCAACGACCGGTACCCACCGCTGCTGGAGAAGCTGTGCGGGCTCACCGGGTTCGAACGGGCCCTGTTGATGAACACTGGCGCCGAGGCGGTGGAGACCGCGATCAAGGCCGCCCGGAAGTGGGCTTATGAGGTCAAGGGCGTCCCCTACCCCAATGCCGAGGTAATCGTGGCGGACGCGAACTTCCATGGGCGCACTACGACGATCGTCGGCTTCAGTTCCGATCCGGTCACGACAGGGGGCTTTGGGCCGTTCACGCCTGGGTTCAAGAGTGTGCCCTTTGGCGACCTGGCCGCGGTGGCGGATGCGATCACGCCCAACACCGCTGCCATCCTCATGGAACCAATCCAGGGTGAGGCCGGGGTGATCATCCCGCCGAAGGGGTTCCTGGCTGGGTTGCGTGAGTTGGCCGACCAGAACGACTGCCTACTCATGCTCGACGAGATTCAGTCCGGTCTTGGCCGCACGGGCAAGCTGTTCGCTTTCGAGCACGCTGGGATCCGCCCGGACGCGGTGATGATCGGCAAGGCCCTTTCCGGCGGTTGCTACCCCGTCAGCGCCTTCCTCGCGGGCAGCGAAGTGATGGACCTGTTCACGCCGGGCACGCACGGTTCGACCTACGGTGGCAACCCGCTGGCTTGCGCGGTGGCCGAAGCCGCACTGGACGTTCTGCTTGAGGAGCGGTTGATCGAACGCGCTGCTGAGATGGGCGTCTACTTCCGCGCGAAGCTAGATGCCATGTCCAGCGCGATCGTTCGTGAGATCCGAGCGATCGGGCTCTGGGCCGCGGTGGAGTTCACCCCTGATGCTGGCTCGGCGCGGCAGTACTGCGAGGAGCTGATGGAGCGGGGCGTCCTGTGCAAGGACACCCACGGCCTCACCATCCGCCTCGCTCCGCCGCTCATCGTCACCAAGGAGCAGCTCGACTTCGGACTTGGGCAGCTCGCCGAGGTGCTAGCGGGTTGA
- a CDS encoding type IV toxin-antitoxin system AbiEi family antitoxin domain-containing protein — protein sequence MNDTMTSRTLDLAARQKGLVLRAQLYEMGVSPRTLRRRIAEGLWQPYSRSVLRLRGTPDDLATRSRALGMQLPGVVLTGPSAAALIGTGPWLGVGLGTRPCAVGRPRRGIAARFVTHPGVRSHAMATWRLARSADVVIDLLRFLPVADARSVAYRALQTHVVSLGFLYEAALRLNRRAGAAQLRRVLVDVGSGARSEAELRLVKLLRSAGVTGWVTNLQVPLSRGVAVLDVAFVEPRVAVEVDGRAWHSDESRFQGDRRRQNALVRAGWTVLRFTWEDLTQRPDSVIREIRTCISAQPG from the coding sequence GTGAACGACACCATGACATCCCGCACGCTGGACCTGGCAGCCCGTCAGAAGGGCTTGGTCCTGCGCGCTCAGCTGTACGAGATGGGCGTGTCGCCCCGAACGCTGCGCCGACGGATCGCCGAGGGACTGTGGCAGCCGTACAGCCGGTCGGTGCTTCGTCTCCGGGGGACGCCCGATGATCTGGCGACGAGGTCTCGGGCGCTCGGCATGCAACTGCCGGGCGTCGTCCTTACCGGGCCTTCGGCAGCGGCGTTGATCGGGACCGGGCCCTGGCTCGGGGTCGGGCTCGGGACTAGACCCTGCGCGGTTGGGCGCCCGCGCCGGGGGATCGCCGCGCGATTCGTGACCCACCCCGGGGTGCGTTCTCACGCCATGGCCACTTGGCGCCTCGCGAGGTCTGCCGACGTCGTGATCGATCTGCTGAGATTCCTTCCGGTCGCAGACGCGCGTTCTGTCGCCTATCGCGCGTTACAGACCCACGTCGTCTCGCTCGGGTTCCTCTATGAGGCCGCGTTGAGGCTGAATCGGCGCGCCGGGGCCGCCCAGCTTCGGCGGGTTCTCGTTGACGTGGGAAGCGGCGCTCGATCCGAGGCGGAGCTGCGGCTGGTCAAGCTTCTCCGATCGGCGGGAGTGACGGGGTGGGTGACGAACCTCCAAGTGCCGCTCAGCCGAGGAGTCGCCGTGCTTGACGTGGCGTTCGTTGAGCCGCGAGTTGCGGTGGAGGTGGACGGCCGGGCCTGGCATTCAGATGAATCGCGCTTCCAGGGTGATCGTCGTCGGCAGAACGCGCTCGTCAGAGCTGGTTGGACGGTGCTTCGGTTCACTTGGGAGGACCTGACCCAGCGTCCGGACAGCGTGATCCGGGAGATTCGGACCTGCATCTCTGCTCAGCCCGGGTGA
- a CDS encoding inorganic diphosphatase — protein MMFDVTIEIPGGSRNKYEFDHTTNRIRLDRLLFTSTRYPHDYGFVDDTLGQDGDPLDALVILQDPTFPGCVINCRALGMYRMSDEMGGDDKVLCVPSNDPRVEHLRDIHHVPEFDRMEIQHFFAVYKELEPGKSVEGATWVNRAAAEQEIRDSYKRHDDLREAEREAWRLAHSEAEGSEVDGADL, from the coding sequence ATGATGTTTGACGTGACCATCGAAATCCCTGGAGGAAGCCGCAACAAGTACGAGTTCGATCACACGACTAATCGAATCCGCCTTGATCGCCTCCTCTTCACGTCGACACGCTACCCCCATGACTACGGATTCGTTGACGACACCCTCGGGCAGGACGGGGACCCGCTCGACGCCCTAGTCATTCTCCAAGATCCAACGTTCCCGGGCTGCGTGATCAACTGCCGCGCCCTCGGGATGTACCGGATGAGCGACGAGATGGGCGGGGACGACAAGGTCCTGTGCGTGCCATCCAACGACCCCCGAGTGGAGCATCTGCGCGACATCCACCACGTGCCGGAATTCGACCGGATGGAGATCCAGCACTTCTTCGCCGTTTACAAGGAACTTGAACCAGGCAAGTCCGTCGAGGGCGCGACGTGGGTGAACCGGGCCGCCGCCGAGCAGGAGATCCGAGACTCGTACAAGCGCCATGACGATCTGCGCGAAGCTGAGCGAGAGGCATGGCGCCTGGCCCACAGCGAAGCGGAGGGCAGCGAAGTGGACGGCGCGGATCTCTAG
- a CDS encoding M1 family aminopeptidase: protein MAAAPPLRLATAIFVVGAMVAALSPGGATASVGGTSSASTAGASFKRGYDDYLTRSGNRGYDVRRYRVALVYDAKSHGISSATAVVAAKATSALRVFSLDAKAGLTVASVDVNGRAATFRQRAGKLIVSGFGTIAASDRFASRIRYSAKPRPLTDPSGRGKYGWLKTPGGSVTYSEPDGTSTWIPSNDVFYDKAKWRVAITTPKGLLGVSTGKSVRISRSGDGRVRSVWRMDVPVQPYAQVVAVDAFDYRRGRIAGIPSFTAVARSAPVSVRTMVKRTKAAIKWLTLRLGKYPFPSAGAIVVSGGDSAMETAGRPTYSPQSDYVSRSTIVHEQAHQWFGNTLTARSARDMWLHEGFATYLENVATAERSGRSLDDIVHEQYVVDGWAKRRHGQFRRVPLNDPTPKFLLETTPYFRGQAAVHALRSELGATTFWRVLRDLGSGSLGPSTTTNDTVARISALSGLSAEPWADEWVRSTGYQRLPADPSRRQVLTEIGTELLRAAANWSAVKRGTVVAGLRKAITSYSPMNHLVIDSARKVKVGGKTRWLADFHTTPSPLYPSEFRSCLVFNPHGPGIFSAAWLAKQPISSNFRANTLTPAQCP from the coding sequence ATGGCCGCCGCGCCGCCGCTCAGATTGGCGACCGCGATCTTCGTCGTCGGCGCTATGGTTGCCGCGCTGTCTCCGGGCGGGGCTACCGCGAGCGTCGGCGGCACATCCTCCGCGAGTACGGCTGGCGCCTCGTTCAAGCGGGGATACGACGATTACCTGACCCGGTCGGGGAACCGCGGCTACGACGTCAGGCGGTATCGCGTAGCGCTGGTCTATGACGCCAAGAGCCACGGGATTTCGTCAGCCACAGCCGTGGTCGCGGCCAAAGCTACGTCCGCGCTGAGGGTCTTCTCGCTCGACGCCAAGGCGGGCTTGACCGTTGCCTCCGTGGACGTGAACGGGCGAGCGGCGACGTTCAGGCAGCGGGCGGGCAAGCTCATCGTTTCCGGATTCGGCACGATCGCGGCCAGCGACCGGTTCGCCAGCCGCATCAGGTATTCAGCGAAGCCACGTCCGCTGACTGACCCGTCAGGGCGGGGTAAGTACGGCTGGCTGAAGACTCCGGGCGGATCTGTCACGTACTCCGAGCCAGACGGAACGTCCACGTGGATACCGTCCAACGACGTGTTCTACGACAAGGCCAAGTGGCGCGTTGCTATCACTACGCCGAAGGGCCTGCTGGGGGTGTCTACCGGGAAATCGGTGCGGATCTCACGCTCGGGCGATGGACGCGTGCGCAGCGTGTGGCGGATGGACGTTCCGGTCCAGCCCTACGCCCAAGTCGTAGCAGTGGATGCCTTCGACTACAGGCGCGGGCGGATCGCCGGGATTCCCTCCTTCACCGCTGTGGCGCGCTCGGCGCCGGTGTCGGTCCGGACGATGGTCAAGCGGACGAAGGCCGCGATCAAGTGGCTGACCCTCAGGCTCGGTAAGTACCCGTTCCCGAGCGCTGGGGCGATCGTGGTGTCAGGCGGGGACTCCGCGATGGAAACGGCCGGAAGGCCTACCTACAGTCCTCAGTCGGACTACGTCAGCCGGTCAACCATCGTCCATGAGCAAGCCCACCAGTGGTTCGGCAACACGCTCACCGCGAGATCAGCCCGAGACATGTGGCTGCATGAGGGATTCGCCACCTACCTGGAGAACGTCGCAACGGCTGAGAGGTCGGGCCGATCGCTAGACGACATTGTCCACGAGCAGTACGTCGTGGACGGCTGGGCCAAGCGGCGCCACGGCCAGTTCCGGCGCGTGCCGTTGAATGACCCGACGCCGAAGTTCCTGCTCGAAACGACTCCCTATTTTCGTGGGCAGGCAGCCGTCCACGCGCTGCGCTCAGAACTGGGAGCGACAACCTTCTGGCGGGTTCTCCGGGACCTGGGCTCCGGCTCGTTGGGCCCATCCACTACTACGAACGACACTGTCGCCAGGATCAGTGCACTCTCGGGCCTGAGCGCGGAACCTTGGGCCGACGAGTGGGTACGCTCCACCGGCTACCAGAGACTGCCCGCAGACCCGAGCCGTAGGCAGGTACTCACCGAGATCGGCACTGAACTCCTGCGAGCGGCCGCCAACTGGTCCGCGGTTAAGCGTGGCACTGTCGTGGCTGGCCTGAGGAAGGCGATCACCAGCTACTCGCCCATGAATCACCTCGTCATCGACTCGGCGCGCAAGGTCAAGGTCGGCGGCAAGACGCGCTGGCTGGCCGACTTCCACACCACGCCGTCACCGCTCTATCCCAGCGAATTCCGATCGTGCTTGGTCTTCAATCCGCATGGCCCAGGAATCTTCAGCGCTGCGTGGCTGGCCAAGCAGCCAATCTCGTCTAACTTCCGCGCGAACACGCTGACGCCAGCGCAGTGCCCCTAG
- a CDS encoding alpha/beta fold hydrolase has translation MVRRLLSKSETDKIVSDVRNIYHYLLGGELADLTRTPSTVIYDEPHCAIRRYNPTGELDPSALPVLLVPPLAAPATCFDLRKGCSVAEFFVEQKRPTYLVDYGHVSTHVDADIGLDKWIDRILPSAIRTVAQDAGGVDSHLVGWSLGGILELFAMAAHPDLPVASIAAIASPFDFSKLWLLQPVRIAADVTGGRIAPTLFRQIGGVPGKINALGFRFADPIRLAQKPRFVMKMRDRPDVLAQIQAVDAMMDTMEAYPGKTITQMYKAFITKNEIADGELRVGDRVISLDAVEVPVLTIAGDADNVFGPQASVEHLESLVPNAPSYRMELAHGGHMGVLTGGGARESTWRYLNEFALENDGL, from the coding sequence ATGGTGCGACGACTGCTCAGTAAGTCGGAGACTGACAAGATCGTCTCGGACGTAAGGAACATCTACCACTACCTGCTCGGCGGGGAGCTAGCGGACCTGACGCGGACGCCGTCCACGGTCATCTACGATGAGCCGCACTGCGCGATCCGCCGATATAACCCGACTGGCGAGCTTGATCCGTCAGCGCTGCCGGTGTTGCTGGTCCCCCCACTCGCCGCGCCGGCCACGTGTTTCGACCTGCGCAAGGGGTGCTCCGTCGCGGAGTTCTTCGTCGAGCAGAAGCGCCCTACCTACCTGGTCGACTACGGCCATGTGAGCACTCATGTTGACGCCGACATTGGGCTGGACAAGTGGATCGACCGCATACTTCCGTCGGCCATCCGGACCGTGGCGCAGGACGCTGGCGGCGTCGACTCGCATCTGGTCGGCTGGAGCCTGGGCGGAATCCTGGAGCTCTTCGCCATGGCCGCTCATCCTGATCTTCCGGTCGCGAGCATCGCCGCGATCGCCAGTCCGTTCGATTTCTCAAAGCTCTGGCTGTTACAGCCCGTGCGGATAGCCGCGGACGTAACCGGCGGCCGGATCGCCCCTACTCTCTTCCGGCAGATCGGTGGCGTTCCGGGCAAGATCAACGCCCTGGGCTTCAGGTTCGCTGACCCGATCCGTCTGGCGCAGAAGCCCCGCTTCGTCATGAAGATGCGAGACCGGCCCGATGTGCTGGCGCAGATTCAGGCGGTCGACGCCATGATGGACACGATGGAGGCCTACCCGGGCAAGACGATCACCCAGATGTACAAGGCGTTCATCACCAAGAACGAGATCGCCGACGGTGAGCTCAGAGTGGGCGATCGGGTCATCAGTCTGGATGCCGTTGAAGTTCCTGTCTTGACCATCGCGGGCGACGCCGACAACGTGTTCGGCCCCCAAGCATCGGTGGAGCACCTGGAGTCCTTGGTTCCAAATGCGCCCAGCTACCGCATGGAGCTCGCGCACGGCGGTCACATGGGTGTGTTGACTGGGGGTGGCGCCCGCGAGAGCACATGGCGCTACCTCAACGAGTTCGCCCTCGAGAATGACGGGCTGTGA